AAAGCTGAAGAAGCGGTATTTCTCCGCTATTGCTTCTTTATAGGCGTCAAGAATATGATCGCGGCCAGCTAAAGCACTGACCAGCATAACCAGTGTGGATTTGGGCAAGTGAAAGTTAGTGATCAGAGCATTAACAACTTTAAATGAATATCCTGGATAAATAAAAATATCTGTCCAGCCATTGCATTCTTTCAGAGGGCCGCCTTCGCATAAGTTACCGACCGTCTCCAAGGTGCGGCAAGAAGTCGTCCCGACAGCGATAATCCGGCTGCCTCGATTCATAGCAGCATTTAATATATCGGCTGTTTCTTGGGAAAAGCTGAAATATTCCGCATGCATCACATGTTCTTCCACCCGTTCTACCGACATTGGACGAAAGGTACCCAGTCCAACATGGAGGGTGATGTAGGTGATATTTACACCTTTTGCAGTGAGCTGTTCCATAAGTTCTTTGGTAAAATGAAGCCCTGCTGTAGGAGCTGCTGCCGAGCCTTCATGCCGGGCATACACCGTCTGATAACGTTCACGATCATCCAAAGTTTCCTTAATATACGGGGGAAGCGGCATAGTTCCCAGCCTGTCCAATATTTCCTGGAAAATACCCTTATATATAAAGCGTAAAGTCCGTCCACCCATATCTTCTTCTTCTTCAACTACTGCACGAAGCTCTTCACCAAAAACGATAACCGCACCCGTCTTCAGCTTCTTACCTGGCTTCACAAGAGCTTCCCAGCGATCATCGCCAAGATCTTTCAAGAGCAAAACCTCAGCCTTCGCTCCTGTGTCCTCTTTAATTCCGAATAGGCGCGCAGGAATGACTCTCGTATCATTCAGTACGAGAGTATCTCCGGCTTGTAATTCATCAACAATATCCGTGAAATGCCGGTGAGACATATCACCGTTCTGCCGGTTCACCGTCAGTAGCCTGGAAGAACTCCGGTCGGGAAGCGGAGTCTGAGCGATCAGTTCCTCCGGCAAATAAAAATCATAGGCGTCTACATTCATTATCATTCTTCATTCCTTAACTATAGTTACGTTGCGATAATAGTGTTGCAATATTTGTTTGTAATCATACCCGCTGTCTGCCATACCCTTTACGCCCCATTGGGACATACCCAGCCCATGTCCATAACCACGGCCGATAAACAGGAATCCGGGGTTGCTGTTGATGACTCTGGCTGTAGAATCGCCACCCATAATTACGGTTCCGCTACCGTTAACTGTTACCTTACCTGATGCAGATAGCACACCTGCACTCTGAGAACTGGTAACTGTTCCAGTAGCACCGTCAGCGCCTAATACAGTATAACTGGAGGAGGGTACAATATCAAACAATGTACTCGGCAATCCATTAAGACTCGATCGGAATAAATCTGGGTATTTCATCTTCAGAATTTCTCCATTAGCTTTAACTTGAACAGCTCTTCCCGAAGGTCCCCGTTGAGTTACCTGTAAGCTGATTATAGAAGAAGGTAACGAACTGCTCGTTACACCTTGCAGACTCTTCAGCAGCTCTGCTGAAGTATAAGGCCCTTTAATCCAGCTGTAGCTGCCAGACTCAATCACCTTATTTAGTACAACTGCATTCTCTCCCGGGTTTAGCTTACCAACAGGACTTACTTCACTCTGGATGATAGGAAGAGGGCGTATGTTCACACCTTGGGTTGAGGCTGTGAGTATTTCTAGTCCTGCTGAGGTTCTAGCCCCTGTTAATTTAACGTTATCTTCACGCGCATATCCAACGGTGCCGTTAGGCAGCATTACATTATACCAATTCTTCGAGGTGGCAGTCGCTGAAATATCTGTAGGGCTTGCCACACTTCCGAACATAACCCCGCCATTCCCCCACACTTCTGAAGGGTCAGCCGTATATCCTCCGCTATTAGAGGAGAATACCGCCTCCACAATCTTGCCCCCGCTCATTAACACTTCACCGGCAGTGGCATCAACCGCTTTGGTAATTACTGGAGCCTCGGCACCTATGCCGTTATATACCTGACTTAAGGTTGTGTCGACCACGTTCGCTACATCGAACCGGTTTCCTTGAGATCGCGCATAGCTGCGAGCAGCTACAGCCTGAGCTTTAAGCGCCTCAACCGCCCAACCGGATGATACCTCTCCGCCGACAACCGCATACAAATACTTCTCCAAAGGAACTTCATTGATAACAGCCAATGAACCGTTTAATCCGCTAAGTTCAAAATTCCCCCGGTACGTTCGTTTCGACCTTTCCGTAAGCTGAATCCCGGCGTCATTGCCAACTGCAGTGAATTTAGTTCCGTTACCAGTTATCATATAATGGGAAGTTTGTCCCTCATTTGTCCAATCCTGACCGGCATCCGTTCGTAGAATTAACCCGCTTGAAGCCACTGCGCTGGGTGTCAAAGTAAGCTGTGGCAAGGATTGAGATACTAGAGCCTGTAGGGCTGACAGTTCACTGTCATTTGCGGCTTCCCCGATCCAAACTTCATATTTCACACCATCGACAGTCGGTACAATAACAGTCCAGGCATCAAAGCCCACCGCTGCAATACTGCCCACTACAGTATCTGCCTCTTGCTGGGTTGTATAGATACCTGCACTAAGATGCTTACTTCCTTTTACCGTAGGGATTTGACCTGCAGGAATAGTTATTCCTGACTTCCCTACCCGGGTTGCCGCATCCTTTGCTGCGTTTTCGCTGGCATACATCCCTGTGTATAACTGGTACAGGTTGCCGCCATTTTTGGATGCAGCGAATAACAACGGCTTGTCAGAGGTTGCTTGAAGTTTTTTGGCCGCATCAGCCGCTTCCCTCCATAGGGGAGTTTCAAGCACCTTTACCCGGAAGCTGTCATAACTGAAGCGAGCTATGCTCTTAACCGGCATGGTGACCAACGGGGAGCCCTCTTTGGAGAGCACACTCCACGGCTGATTGGATTGTAAGGAAATTACCGGAACGGTAGATTTATATTTGCTTCCAATGTCAGCAAAAAGGGCGACACGTATCGTAAGATTAGAATCGGCATGACTATAACCAACAGGGAGCATCAAGCTTCCCATAACCAGTGTTGCTGCTAATAATCCTTTGCAGGTTGGAGATAGCAAAGTTCTCCATCCCCGCTTTGAATGATTCATCCTGCATCCTCCTCCATAAATGTAGTTGATTCTCAGGTCTGCTCCGGAGGGAGCGATAGGCCCAAGTGTTGATAGGCTGCTGGTGTAACAATTCTTCCGCGCGGTGTTCTTTGCATGAACCCAATCTGTAATAAATAAGGCTCATATACATCTTCAATCGTTTGGCTCTCTTCGCCTATAGTGGCGGCTATTGTATCAAGCCCTACAGGGCCTCCACGAAAGCCTGTAATCATAGAGCGCAGCATCTTGTGGTCAATGCTGTCGAGTCCAAGAGGATCGACTTGAAGCAACTTTAAGGCCTCACTGGCAATCTCAGGTGTAATGATTCCATCGCCCCGGACCTGTGCAAAGTCCCGGACCCTCTTCAGCAAACGATTCGCTATCCGCGGAGTTCCCCTTGAGCGTAAGGCCACCTCGTCGGCGGCATCACCAAGAATCTCAATGCCCAATAGATCGGCATTGCGCGAGACGATATAACTTAATTCATCTATTGAATACAACTCTAGACGACTTACAACCCCGAAACGGTCGCGTAGCGGTGCTGACAACATTCCTGCACGGGTTGTTGCACCGATTAGGGTAAAGGGCGGTAAATCCAGGCGCATGGAGCGGGCGCTTGGTCCCTTACCAATCATGATATCAAGTGCAAAATCCTCCATAGCCGGATACAGTACCTCTTCCACAGTTCGGTGCAGACGATGGATCTCATCGATGAATAACACATCGCCCTCTTGCAGATTGGTCAGAAGTGCAGCCAAGTCACCTGGGCGTTCTATAGCAGGACCCGATGTTGTGCGCAGGCTGACACCCAGTTCATTGGCGATAATATTAGCCAAAGTCGTTTTCCCAAGGCCCGGAGGTCCATAGAGAAGTACATGATCCAAAGCTTCACTTCTCATTTTTGCAGCTTCTATATATATTTTCAGGTTTTCTTTGACCTGGTTCTGTCCGATATACTCACCCAGATAACGAGGACGCAAGCTAAACTCAACCGCCTGCTCTTCCATCATTAAATTTGCGGATATGATCCGGTCATCCATCTTTCATCGCTCCCATTCTTCAGCATGTCTGTAGTCCTATCTAGCTACATACAGAAGCTTAAGCGCTCTTTTCATCAGCACGTCAACCGTTTCCGACTCTGCTCCCTCTTGCTTCAAGGAGAGCCATGCACGATCCAGCTCACTTTCTGTATAACCGAGCGCCTTCAACCCGTCTCTGGCCTCCTGCCAAGGCAGAACACCGTCTTCCGTGTCCTGATTCACAGCAAACAGACCTGTCTGTATAGGGATGTTCCCCAGACCCTCCAGCTTGTCCTTCAAATCCAGAATCATCCGCTGTGCCGTTTTCTTGCCGATCCCCGGCAGCTTAATCAGGAAAGTTATGTTCTCTTGATAAATAGCAGATATCAGTTGATCCGGAGTTCCCCCCGTCAATATCCCCAAAGCCACGCGTGGGCCGATCCCCGACACCTCTATCAGCTTGCGGAACAATCTTTGCTCCTCCCGGGTAGGAAACCCAAATAGAAGCGTGGCATCTTCACGTGTCTGGTAATGGATAAAGATCGTTACAGGTCCATCGACCTTGGCAAAAGCATACGGATTCGGGCAAAATACCCGGTATCCTACGCCCTGAACATCCAATACCACATATTCCGACTCTAAATGAACAACGGGACCTCTTAAGAAATCTATCATTTTCGCAATACCTCATTTAATTTGGAATTAAGACTATAGGAATGGGCATGACATACCGCTACTGCTAAAGCATCTGCTACATCGTCCGGTTTCGGAACTACTGATAATTTCAGCAGCATCTTAATCATTTCCTGCACCTGATGTTTCTCTGCTTTGCCGTAGCCGACAACGGCTTGCTTGACCTGCATAGGAGTATATTCCGCTACGGGCAGTCCGCGCTGTACAGCAGCCAGAATGATCACGCCACGAGCTTGTGCAACGGGTAATGCGGTCGAAACATTTCGACTGAAGAACAGCTTTTCAATCGCTACCGTATCCGGTTTATATTTATCAATCAGCTGAACCATGCCTTCATAGACATGAAGCAGTCGTTCTTCCTCCGGTGTGTGAGCCTCTGTCTGAATACAGCCGTATTGAACTGGCTTCAGTTTATTGGCCTCCTTGTCCACGAATCCGAACCCCACAATCGCCAGCCCCGGGTCAATTCCAAGAATGCGCAATTCTATCTCTCCTCTATTAAAGCGAACATATGTATTCCTTCTAACCATTATAGCAAAAATAGCCCTTCCGGGAGAAAAAAATTTGCAATTGCAAATAATAATGAAACGACTCTTAAAGACACAGAAATAAGGCTTCCGATGCTTGCATCAGAAACCTTTAATTTATATCTATATTTAAGTCTAATCCTTACTTTGCATAACTTGTTCCGCACTATCCCTTGCATAGTCGCTAAAAGTAGACAGCACACTATTGTACTCTTCGATATCCTGAACCCGAATCCCCTCCTGAAGCTGCTTCCAAATATTCTCCGGTAACGAGGACTTCATGGAGCCCATATCCATCTGAAAAAAGGTCTTTAGAACCTCCTCCTTCACCGGATGCCCCTTGAATAAGGTTAGATTACCGTGTTCATCCACACCAATGTAGGAATCTTTTTTGCAGGACGGTGATAGATCTTCCACTTTCTTTTCAAGCCATAAGTCGCCTTCAGTGCTTAGCCAACCCTTCCATGCTTGGTGCTCTGTGATTAGAGCCTTAAGCTGAACAGGATCTTTCACTCCGGGTAACGTCTGAATTTCCTCACCGCTTACGTAGTTTATTTTCAGGTGAACCGTTCTGCTAATCCCGCTTTGGGCGATGATCTTCAGAAGTTGTTCATTCTGTAAAGTAACTGATTTATCTTCCTGGATGTCCTCTTGTGCTTTCCATACAGCTGCCGCCGGCTCATCCCCAGAATTCACTTGTAGTGATGAATGGGTCAACAGACCACTGATTTCCTGCGGGACCCGCATCCCGCCCCATGCCAATATTGTCAAAGCCGCACATGCCGTTCCAACCCAAAGCGCCTTTTTCCAACGTCTCCATCGCCGCCAAAGTTGTTTTTTTAAGCGAAAAGCGTTCACGTTAATCCCTTCATTCTACTTTTTTCCTATTGTGACCTATGAAGGGAGCATTTATGCGCTTATAGAGGAATAATTCAAATGACTTTGAATTTTATTAAATTTTTGAGTTTCTTGAGTTTCTTACGATCCTGCTCATTCACTTCAATTCATGTTTCGTGTATAATTTAGCTTGATGTAGGTACGGAAATATTCGGTATGACTACCAGCAATCCTATTAATAGTTTCTTCTACTGCCTAAATATAAGAAAAAGGGGAACTTCATTGATGATTATTCATCCAAAAACACGCAGCTTTATATGCACAACAGCTCATCCGGAGGGATGCGCAAAGCAAATCGAGAAACAAATTGATTACATAAATGCTCAAAAAAAGTTTAACGGCCCCACTAATGTACTAGTCATCGGTGCTTCAACCGGGTACGGACTTGCTTCACGTATTGCTGCCGCCTTTGGTGCAGGTGCCAACACCCTGGGAGTTTTCTTTGACAGAGCAGCAGAAGGTGCGCGTACCGCAACTGCAGGCTGGTACAATACCGCGGCATTTGAAGCAAAAGCTAAACAAAACGGGCTTAAATCCTTCAGTATTGTCGGAGATGCCTTCTCGGACAGCATTAAAGCCAAAACCATAGAACTCATTAAGGCAGAATTCGGCCAAGTTGATTTAGTAGTATACAGCCTTGCTTCCCCACGCCGGACACACCCGGTTACAGGAGAAATTTTTTCTTCTGTTATTAAGCCTATTGGACCTACTTATACGAATAAAACCTTGAACTTCCACAGCGGAGAAGTATCGTTTACCAGTATCGAACCCGCTACTGATGAAGAAATCCGTCAAACCACCGCAGTCATGGGGGGCGAAGATTGGAGAATGTGGATAGAGCAGCTGTCTGAGGCGGGCGTCATTGCCAAAGGAGCTACAACTGTCGCTTACTCTTATGTTGGGCCTGAGGTTACACAACCCGTTTATCGCGAAGGAACTATCGGCAAAGCCAAAAATGATCTTGAAAATACGGCTATACAATTGAATGATCTTCTTCAATCACAAGGCGGACGTGCCTTTGTTTCGGTCAATAAAGCATTGGTAACTCAATCGAGTTCGGCTATTCCTGTCGTTCCGCTGTATATTTCCGCACTTTACAAAGTAATGAAGGAAAAAGAACTGCATGAGAACTGCATCGAACAAATGTATCGTCTATTCTCCGAACGTTTATATGGGGAAGGTACCGTTGAAGTGGATGAGAAAGGCCTTATTCGGATTGATGACTGGGAAATGCGCGAAGATGTTCAGGCAGAGGTAATGAAACGTTGGCTCGATCTGGATACAGACAATGTTAATGATCTAGCGGATCTTACAGGTTACCAGCAAGACTTTTATAATCTGTTCGGTTTTCGAACCGAAGGTATAGATTATGAGGCAGATGTAGATCAAAATGTTGACATTCCGAACCTGTACTAATTGAATTCCTAGCGAAAATATATAGATATACCAAGCTCCCCACACTCTGGGGGGCTTTTTTGTTGTTAGGATAATTGCATTTTTTATTATTATTTCAAAATTTGATTTCAATCCTCTTTTTTAGAAAGGGAACGAGATAGAATCAAATTGCTGATACACATAAATACACATAAAGCACAGGAGGTTATTGGAATGAAACCAGGATTTAAACTAGCAAAAGATATTTATTGGGTGGGTAAAATCGATGAACGCGAGGTTCCCTTTCACCGCCTGCTCTTAACAAAAGGTACCACTTACAACTCGTATTTGCTCAAAACCGGCAAGCCGACCGTCATAGATACAGTAGATATGGAATTCGGAAGAGAATTCGCAGAACAACTGTCTGAGTTAATAGATCCCCTCGATATTCAGTACATTGTAATCAATCATACAGAACCTGACCACTCGGGCGGATTGGCGGCACTCGCTGGTAAAGCTACTAACGCTACCATCGTCTGCACGGAGATCGCCGTACCCGAAATTCAGCAGATGTATAAGCTGCAGCATCGCAACTATCTCGTGGTTAAAGACGGAGACCAGCTGGATATCGGCGGGAAAACCCTCCTGTTCAAAGAGACTCCCTACCTTCATACAGAAGAGACGATGATTACCTACTGTATAGAGGATAAAATATTATTTCCCTGCGATATTTTCAGCACGCATATTGCCGTGGAGAAGCTTTTTGCCGATGAGGCTGGGTTTGATATTACCGAGGATTTCAAAGGCTATTATCAGGCCATTATCCACCCGCACAGAAGGTATGTACGGACATTGATGGAAGCGATCAAGGATTTGGAGATTGACATGATTGCCCCTTCACACGGATTTGCGATCCGACAAGACATTCCTAAATTCATTAACTTATATGCAGAACTTAGCTCCGAGACGACAGTAGGCAAGAAAGTCTCTATTGTCTATACAACTATTAAGAATAGCACTAAAAAAATGGCCCACATCCTGCAGGATTCTTTCTTGGAAAACAATATTGAGGTCGAACTGTGGGACGCAGACAAATCCGATGAAGCCGATATTCTAAAAAGTATTGCAGCGGCTGACGCTGTCTTTATCGGAAGTTCAACCAAGTATGCGGATATGACCGGGAATTTGGAAAGTATTTTGCTTAAACTTAAGGATTTGAATTTGGAAGGTAAGTTAGCCGCAGCATTCGGTTCCTATGGTTGGAGTGGAGAAGCTATTGAAGTAGTGCAGGATTACTTAAACGGAACGAACATGGCCGTACAAAGCACTTCACACGTTATCAAAACAACCGGAATGACCCATGTTGAATTCCCGATCCGTATCCGTTTCTCCCCTAAAGAGAAAGAAAAAATCTCCAAAATCAAAAACGCCGCCGAGTTCGTCTCGGACCTGCTTCTTAGCGCGATCTAAACTAACCATAGAATCAACGGAGGAAACCAGATGGAAGAGAAACATTACGTTATTGTTGGTAGCGGAGTAGCCGCTGTACATGCAGCCAAAGCAATCAGAGATCATGACGGGGAAGCATCCATCTCCATTTATGGAGAAGAATCCAACCTGCCTTATAACCGGATTAAACTCTCCAAGGGATTATTCACGGACCTGCACAGCGATAAAGTGTTAATTAAGAAAGAAAAGTGGTATCTGGAAAATCGGATCAAAGTCCAAAGCGGTACATCCATCACTGATATTGATCCAGATAAAAGAGTTGCAACTACCGGGGATGGGCAGAACGTTCCCTATTATAAGCTCCTTCTGTGTACAGGGGCCGCAAACCGGAAATTGAACATGGATGGAGCATCCTTGCGCAATGTCCATAACATTCGCGATATGACGGATGCTGACAAGCTTAAGTCAGAACTGCAAAGTGGTAACCGCATCTGTATTATTGGCGGAGGCGTTCAGGGTGTGGAGACCGCATGGTCCTTTATAGAAGCAGGCTATCACGTAACCATTGTAGAAGCTGCCCCGCGTCTTATGAGCAGACAACTGGATGAACAAGCCTCAACACTTCTGACACAAAGAATTATCGGTCTAGGAGCTGACGTAAGACTCGGCCAGGGAGTTAAATGTATCAGGGGAACAGACAGCGTGCAGGGAGTTGAGCTTGAAGACAGCACTATACTACCTTGTGAGCATGTCGTATACTCGATCGGAATCATACCGAATACAGACCTTGCCCGTAAGGCGAGTATTCATGTACAGTCAGGCATCCTTGTGAATGAGAACATGGAGACTAGTACGGCCCATGTGTATGCTGCAGGTGACGCAGCCGAGTATCTCGGCAAAGTGGAAGGCCTGTGGGGAGGAGCAATCGAACAAGGGAAAATAGCCGGTACCAATATGACAGGTACCCCGGTTGCTTACCAGAGGTCTGTACCCGTTACTTTATTCAACGCCTTTGAGACACCCCTATTTTCCATTGGTATGGTTGATGAGGAGCAATGTGATAATAGCTTGACCCATTTAGTTGGAGAGCTTTACACTCGTATTTTTATAAAAGATGATTCCATTGTAGGAGTCATTTCATTTGAAGGTGCTGCTGCTTCCCTCTCTTATAAGACAGCGATTGAGCAGAGAATAACACTTGATGGTATTGATCTTGCTCACAGCACAATTAAGGAAATTATTGGCGAGGTCATGAAACGATCACAGAAATAACACTATAAATCTACTGACAAGGAGATCAGATTATGAAAAAATATATATGTGAGCCCTGTGGCTATATCTACGACCCGGCTATTGGTGATCCTGATGAAGATGTTTGTCCAGGTACAGCCTTTGAGGATCTCCCAGAGGATTGGATTTGTCCGGTCTGCGGAGAAGATACCAGTCACTTTGCGCCTATTGAAGATAAGTAATAACTAGATAAATCGAATAGTAACGGTTTAGCAAATCGATAAATAATCGCGGGACCATCATGCAACCGTGAGAGAGGTGATTGTATGACAGAACATTCCTGCCAATTCTCTAAGGAGCCCTGTACACGCAAAGTTCCAATCTTTACTTCGTTATCTGATGAGGACCTTGCAAAGGTCAGCGCCATGATCAAACACAAAAAGTACAGTAAGGGACAAGCTTTAATCTTAGAGGAGCAGCCTTCAGATACGTTGTATATCATTAAACAAGGACAAGTTAAACTCTTAAAAGTTACGCCGCAGGGAAAGGAACAAATTCTGCATATACTCTCGACGGGCGATTTCTTCGGTGAGCTTAACATCTTTAACAGTGATGAAGTGAGTAATTTCAGTGCCTATGCACTGAAAAACACGGATATATGTCTGCTTACCAAAGCAGATATGGAACAGCTAATCGAGGAAAACCCGGATATCTCACTCAAACTACTTAAAACTATTACCAAAAGATTAGCTCACACTGAAAATTTGGCTCAAAGCCTTGCTACAAAAGATCCTGAAATCCGAATTGCTTATATGATTTTGGAACTTGGGTACAAATATGGAAAGCCAGGCAACGAGCAGATTCATGTGAGACTTCCCCTTTCACGTGAGGAAATGGCAAATTACGTGGGTGTCACACGGGAAACTATCAGTCGAAAATTTAGTAAATTTGAGCAACTAGGCATCATTGAGATCAACGGTACGCGGGAACTCACCATCTGCGATATGTCTAAATTGACTGCATATGTCGAATAAGCTCTTAACCTTAATAAGTAATTAACTATAGGGCATATAATAAAAAGGGATCGCCTCATTCAACCTAATTAACGGATGAGACGGTCCCTTCTGCATATACTTCTGATCAGAAGTTATAATAGATGCAAAGAAAAAAGGATTATAAGATCGCTTAGATAAGCAATCTTATAATCCTTTTGTTATACCGGCGAGAGGACTCGAACCTCCACGGTTTCCCTCTCGATTTTGAGTCGAGCGCGTCTGCCATTCCGCCACGCCGGCACAATCATAACCATCTAATTTAAGTATAATGGCGCGCCCTGAGAGATTCGAACTCCCGGCCTTTTGATTCGTAGTCAAACGCTCTATCCAGCTGAGCTAAGGGCGCACATATAATGGAGCGGACGACGGGAATCGAACCCGCGACCCTCGCCTTGGCAAGGCGATGCTCTACCGCTGAGCCACGTCCGCACACGGTATGTATTCACATGCAATCATTTAATTTACAAAATGGCGGAACCGACGGGATTCGAACCCGCGATCTCCTGCGTGACAGGCAGGCATGTTAGGCCAACTACACCACGGTTCCAAATTGGTTGCGGGGGCAGGATTTGAACCTGCGGCCTTCGGGTTATGAGCCCGACGAGCTACCGGGCTGCTCCACCCCGCGTCATAAGCAATATAAAATTGATGGTGGAGGCTGAGGGGTTCGAACCCCCGACCCTCTGCTTGTAAGGCAGATGCTCTCCCAGCTGAGCTAAGCCTCCATAAGTGGAACAACTTATATATCATAACATATCTCATTTATTAAAGCAATCTAAAAATTAATTGGTGACCCGTATGGGATTCGAACCCATGTTACCTCCGTGAAAGGGAGGTGTCTTAACCCCTTGACCAACGGGTCTTGTTATGAATTTCCAATAAGAACAACAAATAATATTATATCAATTCCTCCACTAGAAAGCAATAGTTTTATTTGGAATTACTAGTGAAGCATTTATGATATTAGCCCTGGCAACTCATGTGGAGTTCCACTCCCATCTAGATGATAGAACATTCGTTGAGATCTTCTCAGGATGTATAAGTGGCTTATCGGACCTAGCAGACACTATTACTCCAAATACCTGACCATCGTACTTAAGCGGACTCAGAAGACCCTATTTACTCCAAATACCTGAATATCGTACTTATGTGGACTCAGAAGACCCTATTTACAAGAATTCAGCTATAAATAGCCCACTATTAGCAAATAGCGGAATCTATGTCCGTATAACTTACTTATGAAGCAATTTAGTGATAATAAGAGCTCTGTAGTCCGCATAGGTTTTCACCCGCTCTGCTCTACTTTACTGTATATGTACTTTAGCAGCTATTAGGCTCGAGCTTAATTGTTAGCTTCATGTAGAAACAAACAGATACTCGAATTTTATTATTATTAGATTTTGCATAACAAAAAACCACCGTTGATTTCAACAGTGGTCTCATGTGCTTGGCAACGTCCTACTCTCCCAGGACCCTTCGGTCCAAGTACCATCGGCGCTGGAGGTCTTAACGGTCGTGTTCGGGATGGGTACGCGTGGAACCCCTCCGCTATCGCCACCAAACGGCAGGCTTAATCGCCTGAAAACTGAATCCGAAACAAATCTGCGTTTAGATATTTGGATAAGCCCTCGACCGATTAGTATTGGTCAGCTCCATGCATTGCTGCACTTCCACCTCCAACCTATCTACCTCGTCGTCTTCAAGGGGTCTTACTAATTGGGAAATCTCATCTTGAGGGGGGCTTCACGCTTAGATGCTTTCAGCGCTTATCCCGTCCGTACGTAGCTACTCAGCCATGCTCCTGGCGGAACAACTGATGCACCAGCGGTACGTCCATCCCGGTCCTCTCGTACTAAGGACAGCTCCTCTCAAATTTCCTGCGCCCACGACAGATAGGGACCGAACTGTCTCACGACGTTCTGAACCCAGCTCGCGTACCGCTTTAATGGGCGAACAGCCCAACCCTTGGGACCTACTTCAGCCCCAGGATGCGATGAGCCGACATCGAGGTGCCAAACCTCCCCGTCGATGTGGACTCTTGGGGGAGATAAGCCTGTTATCCCCAGGGT
Above is a window of Paenibacillus wynnii DNA encoding:
- a CDS encoding BofC C-terminal domain-containing protein encodes the protein MNAFRLKKQLWRRWRRWKKALWVGTACAALTILAWGGMRVPQEISGLLTHSSLQVNSGDEPAAAVWKAQEDIQEDKSVTLQNEQLLKIIAQSGISRTVHLKINYVSGEEIQTLPGVKDPVQLKALITEHQAWKGWLSTEGDLWLEKKVEDLSPSCKKDSYIGVDEHGNLTLFKGHPVKEEVLKTFFQMDMGSMKSSLPENIWKQLQEGIRVQDIEEYNSVLSTFSDYARDSAEQVMQSKD
- the ruvA gene encoding Holliday junction branch migration protein RuvA, translating into MIDFLRGPVVHLESEYVVLDVQGVGYRVFCPNPYAFAKVDGPVTIFIHYQTREDATLLFGFPTREEQRLFRKLIEVSGIGPRVALGILTGGTPDQLISAIYQENITFLIKLPGIGKKTAQRMILDLKDKLEGLGNIPIQTGLFAVNQDTEDGVLPWQEARDGLKALGYTESELDRAWLSLKQEGAESETVDVLMKRALKLLYVAR
- the ruvC gene encoding crossover junction endodeoxyribonuclease RuvC, coding for MRILGIDPGLAIVGFGFVDKEANKLKPVQYGCIQTEAHTPEEERLLHVYEGMVQLIDKYKPDTVAIEKLFFSRNVSTALPVAQARGVIILAAVQRGLPVAEYTPMQVKQAVVGYGKAEKHQVQEMIKMLLKLSVVPKPDDVADALAVAVCHAHSYSLNSKLNEVLRK
- a CDS encoding SpoIID/LytB domain-containing protein; this encodes MNHSKRGWRTLLSPTCKGLLAATLVMGSLMLPVGYSHADSNLTIRVALFADIGSKYKSTVPVISLQSNQPWSVLSKEGSPLVTMPVKSIARFSYDSFRVKVLETPLWREAADAAKKLQATSDKPLLFAASKNGGNLYQLYTGMYASENAAKDAATRVGKSGITIPAGQIPTVKGSKHLSAGIYTTQQEADTVVGSIAAVGFDAWTVIVPTVDGVKYEVWIGEAANDSELSALQALVSQSLPQLTLTPSAVASSGLILRTDAGQDWTNEGQTSHYMITGNGTKFTAVGNDAGIQLTERSKRTYRGNFELSGLNGSLAVINEVPLEKYLYAVVGGEVSSGWAVEALKAQAVAARSYARSQGNRFDVANVVDTTLSQVYNGIGAEAPVITKAVDATAGEVLMSGGKIVEAVFSSNSGGYTADPSEVWGNGGVMFGSVASPTDISATATSKNWYNVMLPNGTVGYAREDNVKLTGARTSAGLEILTASTQGVNIRPLPIIQSEVSPVGKLNPGENAVVLNKVIESGSYSWIKGPYTSAELLKSLQGVTSSSLPSSIISLQVTQRGPSGRAVQVKANGEILKMKYPDLFRSSLNGLPSTLFDIVPSSSYTVLGADGATGTVTSSQSAGVLSASGKVTVNGSGTVIMGGDSTARVINSNPGFLFIGRGYGHGLGMSQWGVKGMADSGYDYKQILQHYYRNVTIVKE
- the queA gene encoding tRNA preQ1(34) S-adenosylmethionine ribosyltransferase-isomerase QueA, translated to MNVDAYDFYLPEELIAQTPLPDRSSSRLLTVNRQNGDMSHRHFTDIVDELQAGDTLVLNDTRVIPARLFGIKEDTGAKAEVLLLKDLGDDRWEALVKPGKKLKTGAVIVFGEELRAVVEEEEDMGGRTLRFIYKGIFQEILDRLGTMPLPPYIKETLDDRERYQTVYARHEGSAAAPTAGLHFTKELMEQLTAKGVNITYITLHVGLGTFRPMSVERVEEHVMHAEYFSFSQETADILNAAMNRGSRIIAVGTTSCRTLETVGNLCEGGPLKECNGWTDIFIYPGYSFKVVNALITNFHLPKSTLVMLVSALAGRDHILDAYKEAIAEKYRFFSFGDAMFIY
- the ruvB gene encoding Holliday junction branch migration DNA helicase RuvB → MDDRIISANLMMEEQAVEFSLRPRYLGEYIGQNQVKENLKIYIEAAKMRSEALDHVLLYGPPGLGKTTLANIIANELGVSLRTTSGPAIERPGDLAALLTNLQEGDVLFIDEIHRLHRTVEEVLYPAMEDFALDIMIGKGPSARSMRLDLPPFTLIGATTRAGMLSAPLRDRFGVVSRLELYSIDELSYIVSRNADLLGIEILGDAADEVALRSRGTPRIANRLLKRVRDFAQVRGDGIITPEIASEALKLLQVDPLGLDSIDHKMLRSMITGFRGGPVGLDTIAATIGEESQTIEDVYEPYLLQIGFMQRTPRGRIVTPAAYQHLGLSLPPEQT